The Vulpes lagopus strain Blue_001 chromosome 14, ASM1834538v1, whole genome shotgun sequence genome window below encodes:
- the ARL6IP4 gene encoding ADP-ribosylation factor-like protein 6-interacting protein 4 isoform X2: MKGAAVPGLGCTFAIQGFPFCNLEFCLPWEGGRIWEQSAGAEPRLPLWTGPWGTHHGGPRPGSMGGGGAAGARGGRPATRAGCGRGRARGSQPGSPASLFGRCASQTPFLGLPGRRNPGLQDSRRRHLASQPDGPAAALSRPEVTSPPLPHGKARGGSQGPARWAAEEETEQLRGPSLGRRGRGGPRRYGSRQLPQALEEPKPLPGPRVGKEEEEEQQRRSEELLGFQMPRPQGHHRLLGRGGGDRKKRAKHKDKKRRKKKRKRKKHLKKKGKEKAKLQQQGEALPGPSLDQWHRSAEEEEDGPVLTDEQKSRIQAMKPMTKEEWDARQSIIRKVVDPETGRTRLIKGDGEVLEEIVTKERHREINKQATRGDGLAFQMRAGLLP, from the exons ATGAAGGGTGCAGCTGTGCCGGGTTTGGGTTGTACATTTGCAATCCAGGGGTTTCCATTCTGCAATCTTGAGTTCTGCCTTccctgggagggtgggaggatcTGGGAGCAATCAGCTGGAGCGGAGCCTCGGCTGCCCCTCTGGACAGGCCCGTGGGGCACTCATCACGGGGGTCCCCGCCCTGGCTCtatgggaggtgggggtgctgcgggcgcgcggggagggcgACCGGCGACGAGGGCAGGCTGCGGCAGAGGCCGGGCGCGGGGGAGCCAGCCTGGATCCCCAGCTTCCCTCTTCGGGAGGTGCGCGAGCCAGACTCCGTTCCTGGGGCTGCCCGGGAGACGGAACCCGGGGCTTCAGGACTCAAGGCGGCGGCACCTCGCTTCCCAGCCGGACGGCCCTGCCGCAGCACTGTCCCGGCCGGAAGTCACCTCGCCGCCGCTTCCGCACGGCAAGGCGCGGGGTGGGTCCCAGGGTCCCGCCAGATGGGCGGCTGAGGAGGAGACGGAGCAGCTGCGGGGGCCCTCCCTGGGGCGGCGAGGCCGCGGAGG CCCTCGGCGCTATGGCTCACGTCAGCTCCCGCAAGCGCTCGAAGAGCCGAAGCCGCTCCCGGGGCCGAGGGTcggaaaagaggaggaagaagagcagcAAAGACGCTCCGAGGAGCTGCTCGGCTTCCAGATGCCAAGACCGCAAGGCCATCATCGCCTCCTCGGGCGCGGAGG tgGTGACCGGAAGAAGCGGGCGAAGCACAAGgacaagaagaggaggaagaagaagaggaaaaggaagaagcaccTGAAGAAGAAAGGCAAGGAGAAGGCAAAGCTGCAGCAGCAGGGTGAGGCTCTGCCGGGACCCTCGCTGGACCAGTGGCACAGATCtgctgaggaggaagaggatggtcCAG TCCTGACGGATGAACAGAAGTCCCGCATCCAGGCCATGAAGCCCATGACCAAGGAGGAGTGGGATGCTCGGCAGAGCATCATCCGCAAGGTGGTGGACCCAGAGACAGGACGCACCAG GCTCATTAAGGGGGACGGCGAGGTCTTAGAGGAAATCGTAACTAAGGAACGTCACAGAGAGATCAACAAG CAAGCTACCCGAGGGGATGGCTTGGCCTTCCAGATGCGAGCTGGGCTGCTACCCTGA
- the ARL6IP4 gene encoding ADP-ribosylation factor-like protein 6-interacting protein 4 isoform X1, with the protein MKGAAVPGLGCTFAIQGFPFCNLEFCLPWEGGRIWEQSAGAEPRLPLWTGPWGTHHGGPRPGSMGGGGAAGARGGRPATRAGCGRGRARGSQPGSPASLFGRCASQTPFLGLPGRRNPGLQDSRRRHLASQPDGPAAALSRPEVTSPPLPHGKARGGSQGPARWAAEEETEQLRGPSLGRRGRGGPRRYGSRQLPQALEEPKPLPGPRVGKEEEEEQQRRSEELLGFQMPRPQGHHRLLGRGGSSSSSSSSSSSSGDRKKRAKHKDKKRRKKKRKRKKHLKKKGKEKAKLQQQGEALPGPSLDQWHRSAEEEEDGPVLTDEQKSRIQAMKPMTKEEWDARQSIIRKVVDPETGRTRLIKGDGEVLEEIVTKERHREINKQATRGDGLAFQMRAGLLP; encoded by the exons ATGAAGGGTGCAGCTGTGCCGGGTTTGGGTTGTACATTTGCAATCCAGGGGTTTCCATTCTGCAATCTTGAGTTCTGCCTTccctgggagggtgggaggatcTGGGAGCAATCAGCTGGAGCGGAGCCTCGGCTGCCCCTCTGGACAGGCCCGTGGGGCACTCATCACGGGGGTCCCCGCCCTGGCTCtatgggaggtgggggtgctgcgggcgcgcggggagggcgACCGGCGACGAGGGCAGGCTGCGGCAGAGGCCGGGCGCGGGGGAGCCAGCCTGGATCCCCAGCTTCCCTCTTCGGGAGGTGCGCGAGCCAGACTCCGTTCCTGGGGCTGCCCGGGAGACGGAACCCGGGGCTTCAGGACTCAAGGCGGCGGCACCTCGCTTCCCAGCCGGACGGCCCTGCCGCAGCACTGTCCCGGCCGGAAGTCACCTCGCCGCCGCTTCCGCACGGCAAGGCGCGGGGTGGGTCCCAGGGTCCCGCCAGATGGGCGGCTGAGGAGGAGACGGAGCAGCTGCGGGGGCCCTCCCTGGGGCGGCGAGGCCGCGGAGG CCCTCGGCGCTATGGCTCACGTCAGCTCCCGCAAGCGCTCGAAGAGCCGAAGCCGCTCCCGGGGCCGAGGGTcggaaaagaggaggaagaagagcagcAAAGACGCTCCGAGGAGCTGCTCGGCTTCCAGATGCCAAGACCGCAAGGCCATCATCGCCTCCTCGGGCGCGGAGG CTCTTCTTCCTCTtcgtcctcctcctcttcctccagtgGTGACCGGAAGAAGCGGGCGAAGCACAAGgacaagaagaggaggaagaagaagaggaaaaggaagaagcaccTGAAGAAGAAAGGCAAGGAGAAGGCAAAGCTGCAGCAGCAGGGTGAGGCTCTGCCGGGACCCTCGCTGGACCAGTGGCACAGATCtgctgaggaggaagaggatggtcCAG TCCTGACGGATGAACAGAAGTCCCGCATCCAGGCCATGAAGCCCATGACCAAGGAGGAGTGGGATGCTCGGCAGAGCATCATCCGCAAGGTGGTGGACCCAGAGACAGGACGCACCAG GCTCATTAAGGGGGACGGCGAGGTCTTAGAGGAAATCGTAACTAAGGAACGTCACAGAGAGATCAACAAG CAAGCTACCCGAGGGGATGGCTTGGCCTTCCAGATGCGAGCTGGGCTGCTACCCTGA
- the ARL6IP4 gene encoding ADP-ribosylation factor-like protein 6-interacting protein 4 isoform X3, whose translation MAHVSSRKRSKSRSRSRGRGSEKRRKKSSKDAPRSCSASRCQDRKAIIASSGAEASPSPCITERSKHKARRRPRSSSSSSSSGSSSSSSSSSSSSSSSGDRKKRAKHKDKKRRKKKRKRKKHLKKKGKEKAKLQQQGEALPGPSLDQWHRSAEEEEDGPVLTDEQKSRIQAMKPMTKEEWDARQSIIRKVVDPETGRTRLIKGDGEVLEEIVTKERHREINKQATRGDGLAFQMRAGLLP comes from the exons ATGGCTCACGTCAGCTCCCGCAAGCGCTCGAAGAGCCGAAGCCGCTCCCGGGGCCGAGGGTcggaaaagaggaggaagaagagcagcAAAGACGCTCCGAGGAGCTGCTCGGCTTCCAGATGCCAAGACCGCAAGGCCATCATCGCCTCCTCGGGCGCGGAGG CCTCACCTTCTCCCTGCAtcacagagagaagcaagcaCAAAGCCCGGAGGAGACCACGATCcagttcctcctcctcttcttccggTTCTTCTAGCTCTTCTTCCTCTtcgtcctcctcctcttcctccagtgGTGACCGGAAGAAGCGGGCGAAGCACAAGgacaagaagaggaggaagaagaagaggaaaaggaagaagcaccTGAAGAAGAAAGGCAAGGAGAAGGCAAAGCTGCAGCAGCAGGGTGAGGCTCTGCCGGGACCCTCGCTGGACCAGTGGCACAGATCtgctgaggaggaagaggatggtcCAG TCCTGACGGATGAACAGAAGTCCCGCATCCAGGCCATGAAGCCCATGACCAAGGAGGAGTGGGATGCTCGGCAGAGCATCATCCGCAAGGTGGTGGACCCAGAGACAGGACGCACCAG GCTCATTAAGGGGGACGGCGAGGTCTTAGAGGAAATCGTAACTAAGGAACGTCACAGAGAGATCAACAAG CAAGCTACCCGAGGGGATGGCTTGGCCTTCCAGATGCGAGCTGGGCTGCTACCCTGA
- the ARL6IP4 gene encoding ADP-ribosylation factor-like protein 6-interacting protein 4 isoform X4 has product MAHVSSRKRSKSRSRSRGRGSEKRRKKSSKDAPRSCSASRCQDRKAIIASSGAEERSKHKARRRPRSSSSSSSSGSSSSSSSSSSSSSSSGDRKKRAKHKDKKRRKKKRKRKKHLKKKGKEKAKLQQQGEALPGPSLDQWHRSAEEEEDGPVLTDEQKSRIQAMKPMTKEEWDARQSIIRKVVDPETGRTRLIKGDGEVLEEIVTKERHREINKQATRGDGLAFQMRAGLLP; this is encoded by the exons ATGGCTCACGTCAGCTCCCGCAAGCGCTCGAAGAGCCGAAGCCGCTCCCGGGGCCGAGGGTcggaaaagaggaggaagaagagcagcAAAGACGCTCCGAGGAGCTGCTCGGCTTCCAGATGCCAAGACCGCAAGGCCATCATCGCCTCCTCGGGCGCGGAGG agagaagcaagcaCAAAGCCCGGAGGAGACCACGATCcagttcctcctcctcttcttccggTTCTTCTAGCTCTTCTTCCTCTtcgtcctcctcctcttcctccagtgGTGACCGGAAGAAGCGGGCGAAGCACAAGgacaagaagaggaggaagaagaagaggaaaaggaagaagcaccTGAAGAAGAAAGGCAAGGAGAAGGCAAAGCTGCAGCAGCAGGGTGAGGCTCTGCCGGGACCCTCGCTGGACCAGTGGCACAGATCtgctgaggaggaagaggatggtcCAG TCCTGACGGATGAACAGAAGTCCCGCATCCAGGCCATGAAGCCCATGACCAAGGAGGAGTGGGATGCTCGGCAGAGCATCATCCGCAAGGTGGTGGACCCAGAGACAGGACGCACCAG GCTCATTAAGGGGGACGGCGAGGTCTTAGAGGAAATCGTAACTAAGGAACGTCACAGAGAGATCAACAAG CAAGCTACCCGAGGGGATGGCTTGGCCTTCCAGATGCGAGCTGGGCTGCTACCCTGA